The Papio anubis isolate 15944 chromosome 1, Panubis1.0, whole genome shotgun sequence genome window below encodes:
- the LOC103880245 gene encoding olfactory receptor 2B11 — translation MKSDNQSFSGDPPKAFILLGVSDRPWLELPLFVVLLLSYVLAMLGNVAIILASQLDPQLHSPMYTFLSHLSFLDLCYTTTTVPQMLVNMGSSQKTISYRGCTVQYAVFHWLGCTECILLAAMALDRYVAICEPLHYAVLMHRALCQQLVALAWLSGFGNSFVQVVLTVQLPFGGRQVLNNFFCEVPAMIKLSCADTAVNDATLAVLVAFFVLVPLALILLSYGFIARAVLRIQSSKGRHKAFGTCSSHLMVVSLFYLPAIYMYLQPPSSYSQEQGKFISLFYSIITPTLNPFIYTLRNKDVKGALRRLLARIWRLCGR, via the coding sequence ATGAAAAGTGACAACCAGAGCTTCTCAGGGGACCCCCCTAAAGCCTTCATCCTTCTGGGTGTGTCTGACAGGCCATGGCTGGAACTCCCTCTCTTTGTGGTCCTCCTGCTGTCCTACGTGCTGGCCATGTTGGGGAACGTCGCCATCATCCTGGCATCCCAGCTGGATCCTCAACTCCACAGTCCCATGTACACCTTCCTCAGCCACCTGTCCTTCCTGGACCTCTGCTACACCACCACTACAGTCCCTCAGATGCTGGTCAACATGGGCAGTTCCCAGAAGACCATCAGCTACAGAGGCTGCACTGTGCAGTATGCAGTCTTCCACTGGCTGGGATGCACGGAGTGCATCCTCCTGGCCGCCATGGCCCTGGACCGCTATGTGGCCATCTGCGAGCCCCTGCACTACGCCGTTCTCATGCACCGTGCTCTCTGTCAGCAGCTCGTGGCTCTGGCCTGGCTCAGTGGCTTCGGCAACTCCTTCGTGCAGGTGGTCCTGACTGTGCAATTGCCGTTCGGTGGGCGGCAGGTGCTAAACAACTTTTTCTGCGAGGTGCCGGCCATGATCAAGCTGTCGTGTGCCGACACAGCTGTGAATGATGCCACGCTGGCTGTGCTGGTGGCCTTCTTCGTGTTGGTGCCCCTGGCTCTCATCCTTCTCTCCTATGGCTTTATTGCCCGCGCAGTGCTCAGGATCCAATCCTCCAAGGGACGACACAAGGCCTTTGGGACGTGTTCCTCCCACCTGATGGTCGTCTCCCTCTTCTACCTACCTGCCATTTACATGTATCTTCAGCCCCCTTCCAGCTACTCCCAAGAGCAGggcaaatttatttctctcttctattCCATAATCACCCCCACTCTCAATCCCTTCATCTACACCCTGAGAAATAAAGATGTGAAAGGGGCTCTGAGGAGACTCCTGGCCAGGATCTGGAGGCTCTGTGGACGATGA